From one Streptomyces mobaraensis genomic stretch:
- a CDS encoding metallophosphoesterase, whose translation MAQGAGQGPAGRTAEAMSPYPGYALPGYTHPLPPPHLGEHLGEHLGEHLAEDHGHRLGEHLGDDQVHHPAADDPGHLDGYTPTARDLPVIEPRQPRPYGEAPLDVPTVELTPITAPQQHPVPGGPGPLYVVGDVHGYLDELYAALAAQGIVDAHGNWAAGNTRLWFLGDFTDRGPDGVGVIDLVMRLSAEAAAAGGYCKALMGNHELLLIGAKRFGDTPVNSGAGTASFQAAWLLNGGQRTDMERLEDHHLQWMSRLDAMAEEDGHLLVHSDTTAYLEYGDSIEAVNDAVTEALQRNDPDECWDLFRKFTKRFAFRDESGSTAARELLETYGGSRVVHGHSPIPYLLGDVPGEDSDGEESTPVVEGPHLYADGLALAMDGGVTMAGKLLVVQLPLAD comes from the coding sequence ATGGCTCAGGGGGCCGGACAGGGACCTGCGGGACGGACCGCGGAGGCGATGTCGCCCTACCCGGGGTACGCCCTGCCCGGATACACCCATCCGCTGCCCCCTCCGCACCTCGGGGAGCACCTCGGAGAACATCTCGGGGAGCACCTCGCGGAGGACCACGGGCACCGCCTCGGGGAGCACCTGGGGGACGATCAAGTGCACCACCCGGCCGCGGACGACCCCGGGCACCTCGACGGCTACACGCCCACCGCACGCGACCTGCCGGTCATCGAGCCCCGGCAGCCCCGGCCGTACGGCGAGGCGCCCCTCGACGTCCCGACCGTCGAGCTGACGCCGATCACCGCCCCGCAGCAGCACCCCGTCCCGGGCGGTCCGGGCCCGCTGTACGTCGTCGGCGACGTCCACGGCTACCTGGACGAGCTGTACGCGGCACTCGCCGCCCAGGGCATCGTCGACGCGCACGGCAACTGGGCGGCCGGCAACACCCGCCTGTGGTTCCTCGGCGACTTCACCGACCGCGGTCCCGACGGCGTCGGCGTCATCGACCTGGTCATGCGGCTCTCCGCCGAGGCCGCGGCGGCCGGCGGCTACTGCAAGGCGCTCATGGGCAACCACGAGCTGCTGCTCATCGGCGCCAAGCGGTTCGGCGACACCCCCGTCAACTCGGGCGCGGGAACGGCCTCGTTCCAGGCGGCCTGGCTGCTCAACGGCGGCCAGCGCACCGACATGGAGCGGCTGGAGGACCACCACCTCCAGTGGATGTCGCGGCTCGACGCGATGGCGGAGGAGGACGGCCACCTGCTCGTCCACTCCGACACCACGGCCTACCTGGAGTACGGCGACTCGATCGAGGCCGTCAACGACGCGGTGACCGAGGCCCTCCAGCGCAACGACCCCGACGAGTGCTGGGACCTGTTCCGCAAGTTCACCAAGCGCTTCGCCTTCCGCGACGAGTCCGGCTCCACGGCCGCCCGCGAACTGCTGGAGACCTACGGCGGCAGCCGCGTGGTGCACGGGCACAGCCCCATCCCGTACCTCCTCGGCGACGTGCCCGGCGAGGACTCCGACGGCGAGGAGAGCACCCCCGTCGTGGAGGGCCCGCACCTGTACGCGGACGGTCTGGCCCTCGCCATGGACGGCGGCGTCACCATGGCTGGAAAGCTGCTGGTGGTGCAACTGCCGCTCGCGGACTGA
- a CDS encoding VWA domain-containing protein, whose protein sequence is MNDISLGKGANCVVPVTAVHAVLSWKAVPGAPDVDAGALLLTAGGTVRGDGDFVFYNQPRHASGAVAHRGKRTVAEGLVTDTVLVDRSGLEADAERVALWAAADGGTFGEVSGLTLELLDAVTGAVLARYELSGGPETALVSGELYVRDGRWKFRAVGQGYETGLAGLATDFGVVVEGEAEAEPVAPVEDPLPLELRERLALRKEQVSVSLRKRGADGLRARVILVLDASGSMSGLYDDGVVAGVVERMAAVAAQLDDDGTLEAWVFADRPARLPDLRPAGLPEWISLHVRLDDPWDYGRGERRAGQIDMGRIGWGNNEPSVIAKVRKAVRADPSADPTLVLFFSDGGVYEDERIERQLRAAVKEPVFWQFVGLGRADYGVLERFDTLPDRSLDNVGFFAVDDITAVSDQELYDRLLSQFPAWVAAARRAGVLGPDAARPAP, encoded by the coding sequence ATGAACGACATATCCCTGGGCAAGGGCGCCAATTGTGTGGTGCCCGTGACCGCTGTGCACGCCGTGCTCAGTTGGAAAGCCGTGCCGGGAGCGCCGGACGTCGATGCCGGCGCCCTGCTCCTCACCGCCGGCGGAACGGTGCGCGGCGACGGCGACTTCGTCTTCTACAACCAGCCGCGGCACGCCTCGGGCGCCGTCGCGCACCGCGGAAAGCGGACGGTGGCGGAGGGGCTGGTCACCGATACCGTCCTGGTCGACCGGAGCGGTCTGGAGGCCGACGCCGAGCGGGTCGCCCTCTGGGCCGCGGCGGACGGCGGGACGTTCGGCGAGGTGAGCGGGCTGACGCTGGAGCTGCTGGACGCCGTGACGGGTGCGGTGCTGGCCCGGTACGAGCTGTCCGGTGGGCCGGAAACCGCGCTCGTCAGCGGGGAGTTGTACGTGCGGGACGGCCGCTGGAAGTTCCGGGCGGTCGGCCAGGGGTACGAGACCGGGCTGGCCGGGCTCGCCACCGACTTCGGCGTGGTGGTGGAGGGGGAGGCGGAGGCGGAGCCGGTGGCTCCCGTCGAGGATCCCCTCCCCCTTGAGCTGCGCGAACGGCTGGCGCTGCGCAAAGAACAGGTGTCCGTCAGCCTCAGGAAGCGGGGCGCCGACGGGCTCCGGGCGCGCGTGATCCTGGTGCTCGACGCGTCCGGTTCGATGAGCGGGCTGTACGACGACGGTGTGGTCGCCGGTGTGGTGGAACGGATGGCGGCCGTCGCCGCGCAGCTGGACGACGACGGCACGTTGGAGGCGTGGGTCTTCGCCGACCGCCCGGCCCGGCTGCCCGATCTGCGGCCGGCCGGCCTGCCGGAGTGGATCTCCCTGCATGTGCGGCTCGACGACCCCTGGGACTACGGGCGGGGGGAGCGCCGCGCCGGACAGATCGACATGGGTCGCATCGGCTGGGGGAACAACGAGCCGAGCGTGATCGCCAAGGTCCGGAAGGCCGTCCGGGCGGATCCGTCCGCCGATCCGACCCTCGTCCTGTTCTTCTCCGACGGCGGTGTGTACGAGGACGAGCGGATCGAACGGCAGCTCCGGGCCGCCGTGAAGGAGCCCGTCTTCTGGCAGTTCGTGGGGCTCGGGCGGGCCGACTACGGGGTGCTGGAACGGTTCGACACCCTGCCGGACCGTTCCCTCGACAACGTCGGGTTCTTCGCCGTGGACGACATCACCGCCGTCTCCGACCAGGAGCTCTACGACCGGCTGCTGTCCCAGTTCCCCGCCTGGGTCGCCGCGGCCCGGCGGGCGGGTGTCCTCGGACCGGACGCCGCCCGCCCCGCGCCGTGA
- a CDS encoding recombinase family protein has protein sequence MTSRDEKISKLRGTPEGLPSVEEVRTMLAADPTLKCVVCYARISFDGRVKDAHGVEDQHRDMSEDARKFNWLVVYRYTDNDKSASKETVVRDDFEQLINDLTVGTTPEGYPIHGVMAANEDRLYRRPSDWERYLKAFTAHGDRVYHDSNGVQDLYAEGFEIKGLVGVAMSLSETRKKQRRTRNSHRSRALRGQPVAAWRPFGWQDDKVTLDPVESEAIRQAVKDVLAGASISEITRRWKEAEYRTSRGNLFQYQTVKQVLVNPRLCGYRELKGQLVRDGDDQPIVGAWEAIITPKQWYAITAKIRERGQGTGLPRGGLVHKYLLTGIMRCGNVLEDGTICNSKMIGVKANDWLKYKHAYFCKKTVDGGCNKTYKRGDKSDEHIERLVIAKLKAEAEAAREEVPEWPRADDLERAVQSRNALEQRWQKGEIDDEAFFRNLAPLEARVKQLRAEQAHHLAMKAEAEAAREDITASWGDKTLTQKRTAIKKVLHAVIAVPGGKGNKTFDVELLKPVWRTA, from the coding sequence GTGACGTCACGGGACGAGAAGATCAGCAAGCTGCGCGGCACACCGGAGGGCTTGCCTTCGGTCGAGGAAGTGCGCACCATGCTGGCGGCGGATCCGACGCTCAAGTGCGTGGTCTGCTACGCCCGCATCTCGTTCGACGGCCGAGTGAAGGACGCCCACGGCGTCGAGGACCAGCATCGCGACATGTCCGAGGACGCCAGGAAGTTCAACTGGCTTGTCGTGTACCGGTACACGGACAACGACAAGAGCGCGAGCAAGGAGACCGTCGTCCGGGATGACTTCGAGCAACTGATCAACGACCTGACGGTCGGCACCACGCCCGAGGGTTACCCGATCCACGGCGTCATGGCTGCGAACGAAGACCGCCTGTACCGCCGACCCAGCGACTGGGAACGCTACCTCAAGGCGTTCACCGCCCACGGGGACCGCGTCTACCACGACTCGAACGGGGTCCAAGACCTCTACGCCGAAGGGTTCGAGATCAAGGGCCTGGTGGGCGTTGCCATGTCCCTCAGTGAAACCCGGAAGAAGCAGCGAAGGACCAGGAACAGCCACCGCAGTCGTGCGTTGAGAGGCCAACCGGTAGCCGCGTGGCGGCCCTTCGGGTGGCAGGACGACAAGGTCACGCTTGACCCCGTGGAGTCTGAAGCCATCAGGCAAGCCGTGAAGGACGTGCTTGCCGGGGCGTCCATTTCGGAGATCACGCGCCGGTGGAAGGAAGCCGAGTACCGCACGAGCCGGGGCAACCTCTTCCAGTACCAGACCGTAAAACAGGTACTCGTCAACCCTCGGCTGTGCGGCTACCGCGAGCTCAAGGGACAGCTCGTTCGCGACGGCGACGATCAACCCATTGTGGGCGCGTGGGAAGCGATCATCACGCCGAAGCAGTGGTACGCGATCACCGCCAAAATCCGCGAGCGCGGCCAGGGGACAGGGTTGCCGCGCGGGGGGCTTGTTCACAAGTACCTGCTGACCGGCATCATGCGGTGCGGCAACGTGCTGGAAGACGGGACGATCTGCAACAGCAAGATGATCGGTGTCAAGGCCAACGACTGGCTGAAGTACAAGCATGCGTACTTCTGCAAGAAGACGGTCGACGGCGGATGCAACAAGACGTACAAGCGTGGCGACAAGAGCGACGAACACATCGAGCGGCTGGTGATCGCGAAGCTCAAGGCCGAGGCAGAGGCGGCCCGCGAGGAAGTACCCGAGTGGCCCCGAGCCGATGACCTGGAACGCGCGGTGCAGAGCCGGAACGCCCTGGAGCAGCGCTGGCAGAAAGGCGAGATCGACGACGAGGCGTTCTTCCGGAACCTCGCGCCGCTCGAAGCCCGCGTCAAGCAGCTCCGAGCGGAGCAGGCTCACCACCTCGCAATGAAGGCCGAGGCCGAGGCGGCGCGCGAGGACATCACCGCCTCGTGGGGAGACAAAACGCTGACGCAGAAGCGGACCGCGATCAAGAAGGTTCTTCACGCGGTCATCGCCGTGCCCGGGGGCAAGGGGAACAAGACGTTCGACGTGGAACTCCTCAAGCCGGTCTGGCGGACCGCCTGA
- the thiC gene encoding phosphomethylpyrimidine synthase ThiC has translation MTSQDARTSADPSTTRPTAEATERTGQTGRIGWHKDYVTGSRPDLRVPVRRVHLTNGQDVQLYDTSGPYTDPDVTTDVRRGLPPLRENWIIGRGDTEEYAGRPMRPEDDGIKHTSPRGGLKNLDAVFPGRPRQPRRGRSGTAVTQLAYARRGEITEEMEYVALRENVSPETVREEIAAGRAVLPANVNHPETEPMIIGKKFLVKVNANIGNSAVTSSIEEEVEKMTWATRWGADTVMDLSTGRNIHTTREWVLRNSPVPIGTVPLYQALEKVDGKAEELSWEIYKDTVIEQAEQGVDYMTVHAGVLLRYVPLTARRKTGIVSRGGSIMAAWCLAHHKESFLYENFEELCEILAAYDVTYSLGDGLRPGSIADANDEAQFAELRTLGELNTIAKRHNVQTMIEGPGHVPMHKIKENIDLQQEICEEAPFYTLGPLTTDVAPAYDHITSGIGAAMIAWWGTAMLCYVTPKEHLGLPDRDDVKTGVITYKIAAHAADLAKGHPGAQEWDDALSDARFEFRWEDQFNLALDPDTARAFHDETLPAEPAKTAHFCSMCGPKFCSMKISRSITERFGGADADGTATPEEVEAGMMQKSKEFAEAGSRVYLPIAD, from the coding sequence ATGACCTCGCAGGACGCACGCACGTCTGCCGACCCGTCCACCACGCGACCGACGGCCGAAGCCACGGAACGTACCGGACAGACCGGACGGATCGGCTGGCACAAGGACTATGTCACCGGCTCCCGCCCCGACCTCCGGGTCCCGGTGCGCCGGGTGCACCTGACCAATGGACAGGACGTACAGCTGTACGACACCTCGGGCCCCTACACGGACCCGGACGTCACCACGGACGTCCGCCGGGGCCTGCCGCCGCTGCGCGAGAACTGGATCATCGGCCGCGGCGACACCGAGGAGTACGCGGGCCGCCCGATGCGCCCGGAGGACGACGGCATCAAGCACACGTCGCCGCGCGGAGGCCTGAAGAACCTCGACGCGGTCTTCCCCGGCCGCCCCCGCCAGCCCCGCCGGGGCCGGTCCGGCACCGCCGTGACGCAGCTCGCCTACGCGCGCCGCGGTGAGATCACCGAGGAGATGGAGTACGTCGCCCTGCGGGAGAACGTCTCCCCGGAGACCGTCCGCGAAGAGATCGCGGCCGGCCGGGCCGTCCTCCCGGCCAATGTGAACCACCCGGAGACCGAGCCGATGATCATCGGCAAGAAGTTCCTGGTCAAGGTGAACGCCAACATCGGCAACTCGGCCGTCACCTCCTCCATCGAGGAGGAGGTCGAGAAGATGACCTGGGCCACCCGCTGGGGCGCCGACACGGTGATGGACCTCTCCACCGGCCGCAACATCCACACCACCCGCGAGTGGGTGCTGCGCAACTCCCCCGTCCCCATCGGCACCGTGCCGCTCTACCAGGCGCTGGAGAAGGTGGACGGCAAGGCCGAGGAGCTCAGCTGGGAGATCTACAAGGACACGGTCATCGAGCAGGCCGAGCAGGGCGTGGACTACATGACCGTCCACGCCGGCGTACTCCTGCGCTACGTCCCGCTGACCGCGCGCCGGAAGACCGGCATCGTCTCCCGGGGCGGTTCGATCATGGCCGCCTGGTGTCTGGCGCACCACAAGGAATCGTTCCTGTACGAGAACTTCGAGGAGCTCTGCGAGATCCTCGCGGCCTACGACGTCACCTACTCCCTCGGTGACGGGCTCCGCCCGGGTTCGATCGCGGACGCGAACGACGAGGCGCAATTCGCCGAACTGCGCACGCTGGGCGAGCTCAACACGATCGCGAAGCGGCACAACGTCCAGACGATGATCGAGGGCCCGGGCCATGTCCCGATGCACAAGATCAAGGAGAACATCGACCTCCAGCAGGAGATCTGCGAGGAGGCGCCGTTCTACACCCTCGGCCCCCTGACGACGGACGTCGCGCCCGCGTACGACCACATCACGTCGGGCATCGGCGCCGCGATGATCGCCTGGTGGGGCACGGCGATGCTCTGCTACGTCACCCCCAAGGAGCACCTGGGGCTGCCGGACCGTGACGACGTCAAGACCGGCGTCATCACGTACAAGATCGCCGCACACGCCGCCGACCTGGCCAAGGGCCACCCGGGTGCCCAGGAATGGGACGACGCGCTCTCGGACGCCCGCTTCGAGTTCCGCTGGGAGGACCAGTTCAACCTGGCCCTCGACCCGGACACCGCCCGCGCCTTCCACGACGAGACGCTGCCCGCCGAACCGGCGAAGACCGCACACTTCTGTTCCATGTGCGGCCCGAAATTCTGCTCGATGAAAATCAGCAGAAGCATCACAGAGCGGTTCGGCGGTGCGGACGCGGACGGGACCGCTACGCCGGAGGAGGTAGAGGCGGGGATGATGCAGAAGTCGAAGGAGTTCGCGGAGGCCGGCAGCAGGGTGTACTTGCCGATCGCGGACTAA
- a CDS encoding YibE/F family protein — protein sequence MTASDAVPPPRPPSSPHGSGHGRGRGRARKRRKGSGFGAKAGHGHGHHGHGHGHGHHGHSHSHGPAAPVSHRLRKVIAAVLIPFTAAVLVGLVVLWPGGAPPHSHSGLGLDRHTESGRVVKQEEVACAGGAGGAGTAGGPGDGQAPTQQGAGAPGGPAPAEGPCRSAVIEVSSGPDKGRTFTEIVHPGASRQYTVGQRVILAYAPKAPENLRYSVMDVDRDLPVGLLAGLFAVAVVAIGRLRGVFALVALVISFGVLTLFILPAVLQGSDPLLVAVVGGSAIMLIALYLCHGLNARTSVAVLGTLTSLLVIGLLGSWFIDWARLTGNTDDQTALVHGLFPGIETQGLLLAGIIIGSLGVLDDVTVTQTSAVWELKEADPSASWRKLYGAAMRIGRDHIASVVNTLVMAYAGASLPLLLLFSIADSGVGTVATSEIVAEEIVRTLVGSVGLVLSVPVTTLLAALVVSADRHTEGEGADTGPGGGTGVRSGGGRRRRAKR from the coding sequence ATGACCGCCAGCGACGCCGTTCCCCCGCCCCGGCCGCCCTCGTCCCCGCATGGATCCGGCCATGGTCGCGGGCGGGGGCGGGCACGGAAACGGCGGAAGGGGTCCGGGTTCGGGGCGAAGGCGGGGCACGGTCATGGCCATCACGGTCACGGGCACGGTCATGGCCATCACGGGCACAGCCACAGCCACGGCCCCGCCGCTCCCGTCTCCCACCGGCTGCGCAAGGTGATCGCGGCGGTGCTGATCCCGTTCACGGCGGCGGTGCTGGTGGGGCTGGTGGTGCTGTGGCCGGGGGGCGCGCCACCGCACTCGCACAGCGGGCTCGGGCTGGACCGGCACACGGAGTCGGGGCGGGTGGTGAAGCAGGAGGAGGTGGCGTGCGCCGGGGGCGCGGGAGGCGCGGGGACCGCCGGGGGGCCGGGGGACGGTCAGGCTCCGACGCAGCAAGGAGCGGGGGCACCGGGCGGGCCGGCCCCGGCCGAAGGCCCTTGCCGGTCGGCCGTCATCGAAGTCTCCTCGGGGCCCGACAAGGGCCGTACGTTCACCGAGATCGTGCACCCCGGGGCGTCCCGGCAGTACACGGTGGGGCAGCGGGTCATCCTCGCCTACGCCCCCAAGGCCCCCGAGAACCTGCGCTATTCGGTCATGGACGTGGACCGCGACCTCCCGGTCGGCCTGCTGGCCGGCCTGTTCGCCGTGGCGGTGGTGGCCATCGGGCGGCTGCGCGGCGTCTTCGCACTGGTGGCCCTCGTCATCAGCTTCGGCGTGCTGACGCTGTTCATCCTCCCGGCGGTGCTCCAGGGTTCGGACCCACTGCTGGTCGCGGTGGTCGGGGGCAGCGCGATCATGCTGATCGCGCTGTACCTGTGCCACGGCCTCAACGCCCGCACGTCGGTGGCGGTCCTGGGGACGCTCACCTCGCTGCTGGTCATCGGGCTGCTGGGGTCGTGGTTCATCGACTGGGCGCGGCTGACGGGGAACACCGACGACCAGACCGCACTCGTCCACGGCCTTTTTCCGGGCATCGAGACCCAGGGCCTGCTGCTGGCGGGGATCATCATCGGCTCGCTGGGCGTCCTCGACGACGTGACGGTCACGCAGACGTCGGCGGTGTGGGAGCTGAAGGAGGCCGATCCCTCGGCGAGTTGGCGCAAATTGTACGGTGCGGCGATGCGCATCGGGCGGGACCATATCGCCTCTGTGGTCAACACGCTCGTGATGGCGTACGCCGGTGCGTCACTGCCGTTGCTCCTGTTGTTCTCGATCGCCGACAGCGGCGTGGGAACGGTGGCCACGAGCGAGATCGTCGCGGAGGAGATCGTACGGACGCTGGTCGGCAGCGTCGGGCTCGTGCTCTCGGTGCCGGTGACGACGCTGCTGGCGGCGCTCGTTGTCAGTGCCGACCGGCACACTGAGGGTGAGGGAGCGGACACCGGGCCCGGGGGCGGCACCGGTGTGCGGTCCGGCGGCGGACGGCGCCGCCGGGCGAAGCGCTAG
- a CDS encoding SPFH domain-containing protein: MFIGIVAGAVVVAVALAVGLFKLMWRVAEPNEALVISGSKHRTEGLGEGMGFRIVTGRGTLVLPGVQVVRKLSLDLNEAQLNVDCVTNQGIPLKVHGVVIFKVGDDFVSIANAARRFLDQQKFMSERVHNVFAGHLRSIVGGLTVEDMIRDRERLTGETRAASGTEMEKLGLIIDSLQIHEIQDPTGYIKNLSAPHAAAVHRDARIAQAEADRLATEAEQAAAARMAEATRDSEILQAGYQAERDGAAAKARQAGPLAEAAAQQEVVVQETRVAELAARRREQQLQADVRKPADAAAYKTRTLAEAERDARISAAQALARETELAAAADATRVKTEAAAEAEATKARGLAEAASTRATGEAEAASGQAQGVAEAEAAKAQGLAEAEAAKAQGLAEAEATRARGLAEAEAARARGLAEAEAARARGLAEAEAIKARAAALAENQDAVVAQQLAEKWPEIVGAGAQAFGSVDHMVVLNGADGLSEAFAKALTLGGTGLGLARQLLSAMSGGLDGVPGTGGIDGTGGASGTGGSGGRGGRAPGAVGGADGGDGAGIPDRATAAAPGGPVPRTERVPVERPAGGPAGGGGGAPAR, encoded by the coding sequence ATGTTCATCGGGATCGTGGCGGGGGCCGTCGTGGTGGCGGTCGCCCTCGCGGTAGGGCTGTTCAAGTTGATGTGGCGCGTCGCGGAGCCCAACGAGGCGCTGGTCATCTCCGGCTCGAAGCACCGCACGGAGGGCCTCGGGGAGGGGATGGGCTTCCGGATCGTCACCGGGCGGGGCACGCTGGTGCTGCCCGGGGTGCAGGTGGTGCGCAAGCTGTCCCTGGACCTCAACGAGGCGCAGTTGAACGTGGATTGCGTGACGAACCAGGGCATACCACTCAAGGTGCATGGCGTGGTCATCTTCAAGGTCGGTGACGACTTCGTCTCGATCGCCAACGCGGCCCGCCGCTTCCTGGACCAGCAGAAGTTCATGTCCGAGCGGGTGCACAACGTGTTCGCCGGGCATCTGCGGTCGATCGTCGGCGGGCTGACCGTGGAGGACATGATCCGCGACCGGGAGCGGCTGACGGGCGAGACCCGGGCGGCCTCCGGCACCGAGATGGAGAAGCTCGGCCTGATCATCGACTCCCTGCAGATCCACGAGATCCAGGACCCGACCGGCTACATCAAGAACCTCTCCGCGCCGCACGCCGCGGCCGTGCACCGCGACGCCCGGATCGCCCAGGCCGAGGCGGACCGGCTGGCCACCGAGGCCGAGCAGGCGGCGGCCGCGCGGATGGCCGAGGCCACCCGGGACAGCGAGATACTCCAGGCCGGCTACCAGGCCGAACGGGACGGCGCGGCGGCCAAGGCGCGGCAGGCCGGGCCGCTGGCCGAGGCGGCGGCGCAGCAGGAGGTCGTGGTCCAGGAGACGCGGGTGGCGGAGCTGGCGGCGCGCCGCCGGGAGCAGCAGCTCCAGGCGGACGTCCGGAAGCCGGCCGACGCCGCCGCGTACAAGACGCGCACCCTGGCGGAGGCCGAGCGGGACGCCCGGATCTCGGCGGCGCAGGCGCTGGCCCGGGAGACGGAGCTGGCCGCCGCGGCCGACGCGACGCGCGTGAAGACGGAGGCCGCGGCCGAGGCGGAGGCCACCAAGGCGCGCGGCCTGGCCGAGGCGGCCTCGACGCGGGCCACCGGTGAGGCGGAGGCCGCGTCCGGGCAGGCGCAGGGCGTGGCCGAGGCCGAGGCGGCCAAGGCCCAGGGCCTGGCGGAGGCCGAGGCGGCGAAGGCGCAGGGGCTCGCCGAGGCGGAGGCCACCCGGGCGCGCGGGCTGGCGGAAGCCGAGGCGGCCAGGGCCCGGGGCCTCGCGGAAGCGGAGGCGGCCCGGGCCAGGGGGCTGGCGGAGGCGGAGGCGATCAAGGCGAGGGCGGCGGCGCTGGCGGAGAACCAGGACGCGGTGGTCGCCCAGCAACTGGCCGAGAAGTGGCCCGAGATCGTCGGGGCCGGCGCCCAGGCGTTCGGAAGCGTGGATCACATGGTGGTGCTGAACGGTGCGGACGGCCTGTCGGAGGCGTTCGCCAAGGCGCTGACCCTGGGCGGTACGGGCCTGGGTCTGGCGCGGCAGCTCCTGTCGGCCATGAGCGGCGGTCTCGACGGCGTCCCCGGCACCGGTGGCATCGACGGCACCGGTGGAGCCAGCGGCACCGGCGGATCCGGCGGGAGGGGTGGCCGGGCACCGGGAGCCGTGGGGGGTGCCGACGGCGGCGACGGGGCCGGGATCCCCGACCGGGCTACGGCCGCCGCGCCGGGCGGCCCGGTCCCGCGCACCGAGCGGGTGCCGGTCGAGCGGCCCGCCGGGGGCCCGGCCGGGGGCGGTGGCGGCGCACCGGCACGTTAA
- a CDS encoding SsgA family sporulation/cell division regulator: protein MRDTVQAEVIMTFLVSEELSFRIPVELAYDSSDPYAVKFTFHLPGDAPVTWAFARELLLDGLSQPSGEGDVHIAPASAQHLSDVFIRLQVGGEGALFRAGAAPLVAFLDRTDRVAPLGEERSVADFDYDLAAALESILAGNTEGQNAG, encoded by the coding sequence ATGCGCGACACAGTTCAGGCAGAAGTGATCATGACGTTCCTCGTCTCCGAGGAGCTGTCCTTCCGTATCCCGGTGGAGCTGGCCTATGACAGCAGCGATCCCTACGCGGTGAAGTTCACCTTTCATCTGCCCGGCGACGCCCCGGTGACCTGGGCTTTCGCAAGGGAGTTGCTGCTCGACGGGTTGAGCCAGCCCTCCGGCGAAGGCGATGTGCACATCGCCCCCGCCTCCGCCCAGCACCTCTCGGACGTGTTCATCCGTCTGCAAGTGGGCGGCGAAGGCGCGCTGTTCCGGGCCGGGGCGGCGCCCCTCGTGGCCTTCCTCGACCGGACGGACCGCGTCGCCCCACTCGGCGAGGAGCGCTCGGTCGCCGATTTCGACTACGACCTGGCCGCGGCGCTCGAGAGCATCCTCGCCGGCAACACCGAGGGGCAGAACGCCGGTTAA
- a CDS encoding DUF5326 family protein: MGQKGILAGLPWWVKWIALPVLVCVVFGSLIISVLGIVIDVLFKALLLVALIGGLVFVVKKFTGSSSSKGGDW; the protein is encoded by the coding sequence ATGGGTCAGAAGGGGATACTCGCGGGACTGCCGTGGTGGGTGAAGTGGATCGCCCTGCCAGTGCTCGTGTGCGTGGTGTTCGGCAGCCTGATCATCAGCGTGCTGGGGATCGTCATCGACGTCCTGTTCAAGGCGCTGCTGCTGGTCGCGCTGATCGGTGGGCTGGTCTTCGTCGTCAAGAAGTTCACAGGGTCCTCGTCGTCGAAGGGCGGCGACTGGTAG
- a CDS encoding cupin domain-containing protein has product MKAFRLDELEAERAANEGAYLQFLKERNMSVGLYALDAGDVDPQGPHGQDEVYVVVSGRASITVGDETTEVGRGSVVYVPAGVTHRFHHISEDLRVLVVFSPPES; this is encoded by the coding sequence ATGAAGGCGTTCCGGCTGGATGAGCTGGAGGCGGAGCGGGCCGCGAACGAAGGGGCGTACCTGCAGTTCCTCAAGGAACGGAACATGTCGGTCGGCCTCTACGCGCTCGACGCCGGGGACGTGGACCCGCAGGGCCCGCACGGTCAGGACGAGGTGTACGTGGTGGTGAGCGGCCGGGCGTCGATCACCGTGGGGGACGAGACGACGGAGGTCGGGCGGGGCAGCGTCGTCTATGTCCCGGCCGGGGTGACGCACCGGTTCCACCACATCAGCGAGGACCTCCGGGTCCTGGTCGTCTTCTCGCCGCCGGAGAGCTGA
- a CDS encoding phage holin family protein has translation MKNFVVKTIANAAALAVAIWLLKGITLAGETTAAKAITLLVVALLFGLVNFLVKPVVKLLSFPLFILTLGLITLVINALMLLLTSWLAGKFDLAFHVGGFGPALVGGVIISIVAWAMHVILPDDKD, from the coding sequence ATGAAGAATTTCGTAGTCAAGACGATCGCCAATGCGGCGGCCCTCGCAGTGGCGATCTGGCTGCTCAAGGGCATCACCCTGGCCGGTGAGACGACCGCCGCCAAGGCGATCACGCTGCTCGTCGTGGCGCTCCTGTTCGGCCTGGTCAACTTTCTCGTCAAGCCGGTCGTCAAACTGCTGTCGTTCCCGCTCTTCATTCTCACGCTCGGCCTGATCACGCTGGTGATCAACGCGTTGATGCTGTTGCTGACCAGTTGGCTGGCCGGCAAGTTCGATCTCGCGTTCCACGTGGGGGGCTTCGGACCGGCGCTGGTGGGCGGCGTGATCATTTCCATCGTGGCCTGGGCGATGCATGTGATCCTGCCGGACGACAAGGACTGA